The following nucleotide sequence is from uncultured Draconibacterium sp..
GAATAACTTCTGATGTGAGACTTCCACCTGCTCCGGCCCAACCTATCATTGGGGGAATTGCACCTACCATCGATCCGGGAATTACGGCAAAAGCCGATACTTTTTTTAGCGGTGTGTAAACGCCGTTGTAAAAGAAAAGTGTTAGCCAGCTTAAAAGCAAAGCCATTGGCGGATTACTAAAAATAAGAATGACTGAACCCAAAACGGCAAAACCAATAGCCACCAATAATGCATTTTTGGGGCTAATTCTACCTGATGGTAGCGGACGGTCTTTTGTGCGTGGCATTTGTGCATCAACATCGCGCTCCTGCCAGTGATTAAGAACACTTGAACTGCATGCCATAAAAAATACACCCAGCAACAACCACCATCCTTGTGCATCAACATCATGCGTAAAAAGCACATAACCGGTTAATGCCGACAAAGCAATGGGTAGCGATATTCGCACCTTGCCCAATTCATATATTATTTTTAGCTGCTGTTTCATATTTTTTTGAACCACATAAATCACATGAGACACAATAGAATTTTGCGTATTGTTTTTTGCCTACTGCTTACTCATTCACTCAATTAATCCTTTATCACTAATCCTTCTCTTTGCCTTTTTACTTTCT
It contains:
- a CDS encoding protoheme IX farnesyltransferase is translated as MKQQLKIIYELGKVRISLPIALSALTGYVLFTHDVDAQGWWLLLGVFFMACSSSVLNHWQERDVDAQMPRTKDRPLPSGRISPKNALLVAIGFAVLGSVILIFSNPPMALLLSWLTLFFYNGVYTPLKKVSAFAVIPGSMVGAIPPMIGWAGAGGSLTSEVILMVAAFFFIGQIPHFWLLLLMFGEQYKLAKMPSLNQLFSELQIKRVTYTWILTTVASAFLVIFFVIGNKLIMFLLMFYIFYLLSSLTMAVFVQDEFKVRPSFYKLNFLYLFMMIFLIVDSLVHT